One part of the Acidobacteriota bacterium genome encodes these proteins:
- the rfbB gene encoding dTDP-glucose 4,6-dehydratase: MILVTGGAGFIGSNFVLQWIAEESSRVLILDKLTYAGNLHNLQSVESHPHYSFQQGDVVDRDLVRSLLQGQRPRAIVHFAAETHVDRSIHGPDDFIRTNVNGTFSLLEEARDYYSSLSESERQTFRFLHVSTDEVYGSLGPDDPAFCETTLYAPNSPYSASKAASDHLVRAYHHTYRLPVLTTNCSNNYGPYQFPEKLIPLMIQTARQGMPLPVYGDGQNVRDWLHVEDHCRAIRKVLASGRAGETYCVGGGNEQKNLYIVETLCRLLDELRPNDPVVPHSRLVAFVKDRPGHDRRYAMDTRKIQRELNWRPLETFESGIAKTVRWYLDHEDWVQDVTSGSYRQWMAKHYATER; encoded by the coding sequence TTGATTCTCGTCACCGGCGGCGCCGGATTCATTGGTTCGAATTTCGTTTTGCAGTGGATCGCCGAGGAATCGTCTCGTGTCCTCATTCTCGACAAGCTCACCTACGCCGGCAATCTCCACAACCTGCAATCGGTAGAGAGTCACCCGCACTACAGTTTTCAGCAGGGCGATGTTGTCGATCGCGACCTGGTTCGTAGCTTGCTGCAAGGGCAGCGCCCGCGTGCGATTGTCCACTTCGCGGCCGAGACTCATGTCGACCGCTCGATTCATGGTCCCGACGATTTCATCCGCACTAACGTCAACGGAACCTTCAGCCTGCTCGAAGAAGCGCGCGATTACTATTCTTCTTTGAGCGAAAGCGAGCGTCAGACATTTCGTTTCCTGCACGTTTCGACTGACGAAGTCTACGGATCGCTTGGCCCTGACGATCCGGCATTCTGTGAGACCACGCTCTACGCGCCCAACAGTCCGTATTCCGCATCCAAAGCGGCTTCTGACCATCTGGTGCGCGCCTATCACCACACTTACAGATTGCCGGTTCTGACCACCAATTGCTCCAACAACTATGGTCCGTACCAGTTTCCCGAAAAGCTGATTCCCCTCATGATCCAGACTGCCCGCCAGGGAATGCCTTTGCCCGTGTACGGCGACGGGCAGAATGTGCGCGACTGGCTGCACGTAGAGGATCACTGCCGGGCGATTCGCAAAGTTCTCGCGAGCGGGCGCGCCGGAGAGACTTACTGCGTCGGCGGCGGGAATGAACAAAAGAATCTCTACATCGTAGAGACACTGTGCCGCTTGCTTGATGAGCTGCGGCCCAACGACCCCGTTGTCCCGCACAGCAGGCTCGTGGCTTTCGTCAAAGATCGCCCCGGCCACGATCGTCGCTACGCCATGGACACGCGTAAAATCCAACGTGAATTGAATTGGCGACCGTTGGAAACTTTTGAGAGTGGGATCGCCAAAACCGTGCGCTGGTATCTTGATCACGAAGATTGGGTACAGGACGTAACCAGCGGCAGCTACCGGCAATGGATGGCGAAGCACTACGCCACTGAACGTTGA
- the ffh gene encoding signal recognition particle protein: MFENLQEKLQRAFKTLRGQAVLTEENIDEALKQIRLALLEADVNFKVVKDLIDRIRAKAVGQQVMTALSPGEQVIKILRDELVETLGKDTAKVKFASQPPTVILMAGLQGSGKTTTSGKLANWLKNGGHRPLLVSVDVYRPAAREQLKVVAAAIKANIYEGQVGEANTATVERLAKEARKEAIISGCDVLIVDTAGRLHIDDQLMDEMQSLKRMLNPQEILFVADAMTGQDAVNSADEFHKKLTLTGIVLSKMDGDARGGAALSIRQVTGQPIKFIGVGEKYDALEPFHPDRIVSRILGMGDILSLIEKAESQIDKKKAQDLATKALTGDGFSLEDFRDQLRQVKKMGSLKSIIGMLPSIGAFSGMQKAADNVDEKQINRVEAIINSMTSHERDHHEVINGSRRKRIARGSGTTVQEVNNLLRQYAQMKKMFKQMGKPSFARRLAGMKMPGM; the protein is encoded by the coding sequence ATGTTCGAGAATCTCCAGGAAAAACTCCAACGCGCCTTCAAAACCCTGCGCGGACAAGCTGTCCTCACCGAAGAAAATATCGATGAGGCGCTGAAGCAGATCCGTCTGGCGCTGCTTGAGGCCGACGTCAACTTCAAGGTTGTCAAAGATCTCATCGACCGCATCCGCGCGAAGGCTGTCGGACAGCAAGTGATGACGGCGCTTTCGCCCGGCGAGCAGGTAATCAAGATCCTGCGCGACGAACTGGTCGAAACGCTCGGCAAAGATACGGCTAAGGTAAAGTTCGCCTCGCAGCCTCCGACCGTCATTCTGATGGCAGGCCTGCAAGGCTCCGGTAAGACGACCACGTCCGGTAAGCTTGCCAACTGGCTCAAGAATGGTGGACATCGTCCCCTGCTCGTTTCTGTCGACGTGTATCGTCCGGCGGCGCGCGAGCAGTTGAAAGTCGTCGCGGCAGCAATCAAAGCGAATATTTACGAAGGCCAGGTCGGCGAAGCGAACACGGCGACCGTCGAACGGCTCGCAAAAGAAGCGCGTAAGGAAGCGATCATCTCCGGATGCGACGTGCTCATCGTCGATACCGCCGGCCGTCTGCACATCGACGACCAGCTTATGGACGAGATGCAGTCGCTCAAGCGGATGCTCAATCCGCAGGAAATTCTGTTCGTCGCCGACGCGATGACTGGACAGGACGCAGTCAACTCCGCCGACGAATTCCATAAGAAGCTCACCCTGACCGGCATCGTGCTCAGCAAAATGGATGGTGACGCCCGCGGTGGCGCCGCTCTTTCCATCCGGCAGGTTACAGGACAGCCCATTAAGTTCATCGGCGTCGGCGAAAAATACGACGCGCTGGAGCCCTTCCATCCCGATCGCATCGTTTCGCGGATCCTCGGCATGGGCGACATCCTGTCCCTGATCGAAAAGGCGGAATCGCAGATCGACAAGAAGAAGGCTCAGGATCTCGCGACCAAAGCTCTCACCGGCGACGGCTTCTCGCTCGAAGATTTCCGCGACCAGCTGCGGCAAGTGAAGAAAATGGGCTCCCTGAAAAGCATTATTGGGATGCTGCCCTCGATTGGGGCTTTCTCCGGCATGCAAAAGGCCGCCGACAATGTCGACGAAAAGCAAATCAACCGCGTCGAAGCCATCATCAATTCGATGACGAGCCACGAACGCGATCACCACGAAGTGATCAACGGCAGCCGCCGCAAACGCATCGCTCGCGGCTCCGGCACCACTGTGCAGGAAGTCAACAACCTGCTCCGCCAGTACGCGCAGATGAAAAAGATGTTTAAGCAAATGGGCAAACCCAGCTTCGCGCGGAGACTCGCGGGAATGAAAATGCCGGGAATGTAG
- a CDS encoding histone deacetylase, whose amino-acid sequence MLPFKLIYSDDYYLPIGTHVFPAEKYRRVHDHLLERNVAQPEDFLAPQPASDQDVLLVHKPQYVERLKTGTLTASEELQLEIPYTMELVQAFWLAAGGSILAAQHALKDGIAISIGGGFHHAFPDHGEGFCVIHDVAIAIRRMQRDDKIRTAMTVDCDVHQGNGTAAIFAGVRIPSDPLPSTFPSTSNPARPAKVRNAHAGDVFTISLHQENNYPPVKPPSSIDVDLPNGTGDNEYLGWLDNALSSGLRQFEPDLLCYIAGADPYREDQLGGLNLTMEGLKKRDELVFRVAKARKIPVMVTFAGGYARKVEDTVTIHSNTVIAAKEVFTSTAKS is encoded by the coding sequence ATGCTTCCCTTCAAGCTCATCTACAGCGACGACTACTATCTTCCGATCGGCACGCATGTCTTTCCCGCCGAAAAGTATCGGCGCGTACACGACCATCTTCTCGAACGCAACGTCGCGCAGCCCGAAGACTTCCTCGCTCCCCAGCCAGCCAGCGATCAGGATGTCTTGCTGGTGCACAAGCCTCAATATGTCGAGAGGCTAAAGACCGGCACTCTAACCGCCAGCGAAGAGTTGCAGCTGGAAATTCCCTACACCATGGAGTTGGTCCAAGCCTTCTGGCTGGCCGCGGGAGGATCGATCCTGGCCGCGCAGCACGCGCTCAAGGACGGCATCGCCATCAGCATTGGCGGCGGATTTCATCACGCTTTCCCCGACCACGGAGAAGGTTTTTGCGTGATCCACGACGTGGCGATTGCCATTCGCCGCATGCAGCGTGACGACAAGATTCGAACTGCGATGACCGTCGATTGCGACGTGCATCAGGGCAACGGAACTGCTGCCATATTCGCCGGAGTCCGCATCCCCAGCGATCCGCTGCCATCCACATTTCCATCGACCAGCAATCCTGCGCGTCCTGCCAAAGTTCGAAATGCCCATGCCGGAGACGTCTTCACCATCTCGCTTCACCAGGAAAATAACTATCCACCGGTGAAGCCGCCATCGTCGATCGATGTCGATTTGCCTAACGGCACTGGCGACAATGAATACCTGGGCTGGCTCGACAACGCGCTCAGCTCGGGACTGCGCCAGTTCGAGCCTGACCTACTCTGCTACATCGCCGGAGCCGATCCCTATCGCGAGGACCAACTCGGTGGCCTGAACCTGACCATGGAAGGATTGAAGAAACGCGACGAACTCGTCTTCCGCGTCGCCAAGGCCCGCAAGATTCCTGTGATGGTGACGTTCGCCGGTGGATACGCCCGCAAAGTAGAAGACACGGTGACTATCCACTCCAACACGGTCATCGCCGCCAAGGAAGTATTCACCTCCACCGCGAAGTCATAA
- a CDS encoding CPBP family intramembrane metalloprotease produces the protein MDVDSPAQGQVLYQPIAPRWHTLVVVLAMLTLCLLGTRPPRYTHIGPFRGHIPGYLVGMLVEWFLLAFVWYGLRLRGVKLRDLVGGKATFRGTLNDFGIAVVFLIGAGIVLRSLFSMIAIPNPGLRLILPRGRTEILVFLVLALTAGICEEIICRGYLQRQFTALTKNALGGALIQAVIFGVAHSYQGTKAMLAITVYGYLLGLLAHWRRSLRPGMMAHTLQDSLVGLLAGYVLK, from the coding sequence ATGGATGTCGATTCACCAGCGCAGGGTCAGGTCCTTTATCAGCCGATAGCGCCTCGCTGGCATACGCTGGTCGTCGTTCTGGCGATGCTCACACTTTGTCTATTGGGCACCCGACCGCCACGATACACCCACATTGGACCGTTCCGCGGGCACATTCCCGGATATCTGGTAGGGATGTTGGTCGAGTGGTTCTTGTTGGCCTTCGTTTGGTATGGACTACGCCTTCGAGGAGTCAAGCTTCGGGACCTGGTTGGCGGAAAGGCGACCTTCAGGGGCACCTTGAACGATTTCGGCATTGCCGTCGTATTTCTGATAGGAGCGGGTATCGTTCTTCGCTCTCTCTTTTCCATGATCGCGATACCGAACCCAGGTCTGCGCTTAATCCTTCCAAGAGGGCGCACGGAGATATTGGTCTTTCTTGTCCTGGCGCTGACTGCCGGTATTTGCGAGGAGATCATCTGTAGGGGCTATTTGCAGAGGCAATTCACCGCCTTGACGAAAAATGCACTCGGTGGAGCGTTGATTCAGGCGGTGATCTTTGGTGTCGCGCACTCTTACCAAGGCACCAAAGCCATGTTAGCGATTACCGTCTATGGATACTTGTTGGGTTTGCTTGCCCATTGGCGACGTAGCCTGCGGCCAGGCATGATGGCTCACACTCTGCAAGATTCGTTGGTGGGCTTATTGGCTGGCTACGTCTTGAAGTAG
- the polA gene encoding DNA polymerase I has product MSFIFRAYHAMSRQRPMTTRTGVPTAATYVFVNMLRKLRDDFSPEYLAAVFDIGAPTIRHQQAEAITTIRKFDIKTQTFKEAEYGGYKANRKEMPLDLVQQVPYIRRALEGYRIPILQLEGYEADDVIGTLARKAAAESYEVFVVSSDKDMLQLVNDHVCVLNPPKDNLICDAAKVEEILGVPPSRVVDVMALRGDSVDNIPGAPGIGDKGSVEIIRRFGTVEQALERAAEVEKKSYRESLQNNRDNILTSKQLVTIDTDVAVSLDVPSMKIGDPDVEALRALFAELEFSSLLKEVLPVAEASEGNYREIGTIAELDQYLGGLADDTPLAIAIPTGHTDEAEEEEEAEPEPAQAEFLLLQPVDEPQVVAPLERIAFSIAAGSGAVVALSDKGLADRVKNLLEGEATPKAIHDLKSSLHHFSAQGVALAGVKHDPMLYSYLLNPTYSSHALAEAALRRFNLKMSGNLAEAADMTGRLAVALRQEVETEGLLSVYDDIDVPLVPVLERMEDAGVKIDTAALSRMSTKLEREIDAKAQDIYQRCGKEFNINSPKQLGDVLFNKLGLPMPVKYGKGKKISTAVDVLEGLAEEHEVPRLVLDYRQLTKLKSTYVDTLPALIRNSSGRLHTTFGQTGTATGRLSSTNPNLQNIPIRTELGREIRAAFTAETGNVLLAADYSQIELRLLAHFSKDKLLVEAFRRGDDIHTLTASQVFGVPPLMVTSEHRRAAKVVNFGIVYGLSPFGLSQQLGIEPSEAKKFIEAYFEKYSGVRAFIDATLEQARRDGKVKTLFGRVRPIPDINSKNPNQRGFAERTAVNTPLQGTAADLIKIAMIRIDEDIRERGLKSRMTLQVHDELVFEVPENEVDDLKRLVREQMENAHKLEVPLEVEIGVGSNWRDME; this is encoded by the coding sequence ATGTCGTTCATTTTCCGGGCGTACCACGCGATGTCGCGACAGCGGCCGATGACGACCAGGACGGGCGTCCCGACTGCCGCCACCTATGTCTTCGTCAACATGCTGCGGAAGCTGCGCGACGATTTTTCCCCGGAATATTTAGCGGCTGTGTTTGACATTGGTGCGCCAACGATCCGCCATCAGCAGGCGGAAGCGATCACCACGATCCGCAAATTCGACATCAAAACGCAGACGTTTAAAGAAGCGGAGTACGGCGGCTACAAAGCCAACCGGAAAGAAATGCCTCTTGACCTGGTGCAGCAGGTTCCGTACATACGGCGAGCGCTTGAGGGATACCGAATTCCGATTCTGCAACTCGAAGGATACGAAGCTGACGATGTGATCGGAACGCTCGCGCGCAAGGCCGCGGCGGAATCGTATGAAGTCTTTGTCGTATCGAGCGACAAGGACATGCTCCAGCTCGTGAACGATCACGTGTGCGTACTCAATCCACCGAAAGACAATCTGATTTGCGATGCGGCCAAGGTCGAGGAGATTCTCGGAGTGCCGCCCTCCCGGGTTGTGGACGTGATGGCATTGCGCGGCGACTCCGTTGACAACATTCCGGGAGCCCCCGGAATTGGAGACAAGGGATCAGTCGAGATCATCCGGCGCTTTGGCACTGTGGAACAGGCACTGGAACGTGCTGCTGAAGTAGAGAAGAAGTCGTATCGCGAGTCGCTCCAGAACAATCGCGACAATATTCTGACCAGCAAGCAACTCGTAACTATCGACACCGACGTGGCGGTTTCCCTGGATGTACCGTCGATGAAGATCGGCGATCCCGATGTCGAAGCACTACGCGCTTTGTTTGCAGAACTGGAATTTTCCTCATTACTGAAAGAAGTGCTCCCAGTCGCCGAGGCGAGCGAAGGCAACTATCGTGAAATCGGAACGATCGCCGAACTCGACCAATATCTTGGCGGCCTGGCGGACGACACGCCTCTCGCAATTGCAATTCCCACCGGGCACACGGATGAAGCGGAAGAAGAAGAGGAAGCCGAGCCCGAACCAGCGCAAGCCGAGTTTTTACTGTTACAGCCAGTCGACGAACCTCAGGTGGTTGCGCCCTTGGAGCGAATCGCATTCTCGATTGCCGCGGGATCGGGCGCAGTCGTCGCCCTGTCGGACAAGGGGCTGGCGGATCGAGTCAAGAATCTCCTCGAGGGCGAGGCCACGCCTAAGGCGATTCACGATCTCAAATCATCGCTGCACCATTTCTCCGCACAGGGAGTTGCGCTGGCCGGGGTGAAGCACGATCCGATGCTGTATTCCTATCTATTGAATCCGACGTACTCGTCGCACGCGCTGGCGGAGGCGGCGTTGCGAAGATTCAATTTGAAGATGAGCGGCAACCTTGCAGAAGCCGCTGACATGACAGGGCGGCTTGCCGTTGCGTTACGCCAGGAGGTCGAAACCGAAGGCCTGCTGTCGGTTTACGACGACATCGATGTGCCGCTCGTTCCGGTTCTCGAACGCATGGAAGACGCAGGCGTCAAGATCGATACAGCGGCGCTGTCGCGCATGTCGACGAAGCTGGAACGCGAGATCGACGCCAAGGCGCAGGACATCTATCAGCGATGCGGCAAGGAGTTCAACATCAACTCGCCGAAGCAACTGGGCGACGTGTTATTCAATAAGCTTGGCCTTCCGATGCCAGTGAAATACGGCAAAGGCAAAAAGATTTCTACCGCAGTGGATGTGCTGGAAGGGTTGGCGGAAGAACACGAAGTTCCGCGGCTGGTGCTGGATTACCGACAACTGACCAAGCTGAAATCCACGTATGTGGACACGCTGCCCGCACTGATCCGCAACAGTAGCGGACGCCTGCACACGACCTTCGGACAAACCGGCACTGCGACGGGGCGGCTGTCGTCGACCAATCCTAACCTGCAGAACATCCCGATCCGGACGGAGTTGGGCCGTGAGATTCGCGCCGCATTCACGGCGGAGACGGGGAACGTCCTGCTGGCCGCCGACTACTCGCAAATTGAACTGCGGCTGCTCGCGCATTTCTCAAAGGACAAATTGCTGGTCGAAGCGTTCCGGCGCGGAGACGACATCCACACGTTGACGGCGTCGCAGGTTTTCGGAGTGCCCCCGCTAATGGTCACATCTGAGCACCGGCGAGCGGCGAAAGTCGTAAATTTCGGAATCGTCTACGGGCTCTCACCTTTCGGACTATCGCAGCAGTTGGGGATCGAGCCGAGCGAGGCGAAGAAATTTATCGAAGCGTACTTTGAGAAATATTCCGGCGTGCGCGCTTTTATCGATGCGACGCTTGAGCAGGCGCGGCGAGATGGGAAAGTAAAAACTCTATTTGGCCGCGTTCGTCCGATTCCCGATATCAATAGCAAGAATCCCAATCAGCGGGGCTTTGCCGAGCGGACGGCAGTCAACACTCCTCTGCAGGGAACCGCGGCAGATTTGATTAAGATCGCGATGATTCGCATCGACGAAGACATTCGAGAGCGCGGACTCAAGTCGCGCATGACATTGCAGGTCCACGACGAACTTGTGTTTGAAGTTCCGGAGAACGAGGTGGATGACTTGAAGCGGTTAGTGCGCGAGCAGATGGAAAACGCGCACAAACTCGAAGTGCCGCTCGAAGTCGAAATTGGCGTGGGATCGAATTGGCGCGATATGGAATAG
- a CDS encoding flavin reductase family protein gives MDATPAQLGDRELYNILLSAVGPRPIAWVSSLSAAGQPNLAPFSFFNVACADPPLLAFAPSMRAPKASSSNSGVPKDTLRNIRETKEFVVNIVTFELAEAMNLTSGDYDPTIDEFEIAKLAAAPSKLVRPIRVADSPVSFECKLYQILDFNPGSDGGSLVIGEIVSIHVDENYVKEGRLDRNSLDLIGRMGGIQYTRTTQRFEIVRPKVG, from the coding sequence ATGGACGCCACTCCCGCCCAGCTCGGAGACCGCGAACTCTACAACATTCTGCTTAGCGCCGTGGGACCCAGACCGATCGCGTGGGTTTCTTCCCTGAGCGCCGCTGGCCAACCCAACCTGGCACCCTTCTCTTTTTTCAATGTGGCGTGTGCCGACCCACCGCTGCTTGCCTTCGCGCCTTCGATGCGCGCGCCGAAGGCGTCGTCATCAAATTCGGGTGTGCCGAAGGACACGCTGCGCAATATTCGCGAGACCAAGGAATTCGTAGTCAACATTGTTACGTTCGAACTTGCCGAGGCGATGAATCTCACCAGCGGGGACTACGACCCGACCATCGATGAATTCGAAATCGCAAAGCTTGCGGCAGCACCGTCAAAACTCGTGCGTCCTATCCGAGTCGCGGATTCTCCGGTCAGTTTCGAATGCAAGCTGTACCAGATTCTCGACTTCAATCCCGGCTCCGACGGCGGCAGCCTGGTAATCGGAGAGATCGTCTCGATTCACGTCGACGAGAATTACGTGAAAGAAGGCCGCCTGGATCGCAACTCGCTCGACTTGATCGGACGAATGGGCGGCATCCAGTACACAAGGACCACCCAGCGATTTGAGATCGTCAGGCCGAAGGTCGGTTAG
- a CDS encoding TonB family protein, translating into MAAPSIVPAFDSASRRSLPRYPIDVLLDVIALQSGIPNNMPGRCCDLNESGLGAVVAGELVAGQSVAIELRLPNVGLPVRARAQVRYQDRLRCGLQFVGLSVEQREKIRYWSSQSAARPLTAAIANVAIPESDRPAVAPPTEKRVRTFRVRRRRFLVLVAFMIGLAVFGWWQWQKAWTELEVDASTAPAQPGLPLRVYSEVMDRQILYKVDPVYPDAARQSGLQGLVVLDAVIGRDGKVKQLRQVAGPALLAQSALDAVQSWRYVPYRDGGQPTEVETTISVDFRLH; encoded by the coding sequence ATGGCAGCTCCCTCGATAGTTCCCGCATTCGACTCGGCGTCACGCCGGAGTCTCCCCCGCTACCCAATCGATGTGTTGCTGGACGTGATCGCGCTGCAGTCGGGGATCCCTAACAATATGCCGGGGCGTTGTTGCGATCTGAACGAGTCGGGACTGGGAGCAGTGGTCGCTGGAGAATTGGTGGCGGGGCAGTCGGTCGCAATCGAGCTGCGGCTTCCGAATGTAGGTTTGCCAGTGCGAGCCCGTGCGCAGGTTCGATACCAGGATCGGCTTCGTTGCGGTCTGCAGTTTGTTGGATTGTCGGTCGAACAACGTGAGAAGATCCGGTACTGGTCATCACAAAGTGCTGCGCGGCCCCTCACCGCGGCGATTGCCAATGTAGCGATTCCAGAAAGTGACCGGCCCGCGGTCGCACCACCGACCGAAAAGCGTGTCCGCACATTCCGAGTGCGTCGTCGCCGCTTCCTGGTGCTGGTTGCGTTCATGATCGGGCTGGCCGTGTTCGGATGGTGGCAGTGGCAGAAGGCGTGGACCGAATTGGAAGTCGACGCCTCGACCGCTCCCGCGCAACCGGGGCTGCCTTTACGAGTGTATTCAGAAGTGATGGACCGCCAGATCCTTTATAAGGTCGATCCGGTGTATCCGGATGCCGCGCGGCAATCGGGCTTACAAGGGCTGGTCGTGTTGGATGCAGTGATTGGGCGCGATGGAAAAGTAAAGCAGTTGCGACAAGTGGCGGGGCCGGCACTACTCGCGCAATCCGCTTTGGATGCCGTTCAATCGTGGAGATATGTGCCGTATCGCGACGGCGGACAACCCACCGAAGTCGAAACCACTATCAGCGTCGATTTCCGGCTGCACTGA
- the rfbC gene encoding dTDP-4-dehydrorhamnose 3,5-epimerase yields MKKSETTLAGVLLLEPTVFTDVRGFFLESYNERIFAELGIPEHFVQDNHSYSTRNVVRGLHYQVERPQGKLIRAVTGAILDVALDLRRSSPTFGKWQTFVLSAENKHMLWIPAGCAHGFRVLSDNANVLYKATAFYAPEQERTVAWNDAQLKIDWQLDGPPIVSAKDQRATSFEEAEKFD; encoded by the coding sequence ATGAAGAAATCGGAAACAACTCTCGCCGGCGTATTGCTGCTTGAACCCACTGTATTCACAGACGTTCGCGGGTTCTTCCTGGAAAGCTATAACGAGCGCATCTTTGCCGAACTCGGCATCCCCGAACATTTCGTACAGGACAATCATTCTTACTCCACCAGGAACGTCGTTCGGGGACTGCATTATCAGGTCGAACGGCCCCAGGGAAAACTGATACGGGCCGTCACCGGCGCGATCCTCGACGTAGCGCTTGATCTTCGTCGCAGTTCCCCCACTTTCGGGAAATGGCAGACGTTTGTGCTCTCCGCAGAGAACAAGCACATGCTGTGGATCCCCGCTGGATGTGCGCACGGCTTCCGGGTCTTATCGGACAACGCGAATGTCCTATATAAAGCCACTGCGTTTTACGCCCCTGAACAGGAACGCACTGTCGCCTGGAATGATGCGCAGTTGAAAATTGATTGGCAACTCGATGGGCCACCGATCGTGTCAGCGAAAGATCAGCGCGCCACGTCTTTTGAGGAAGCCGAAAAGTTTGATTGA
- the rfbA gene encoding glucose-1-phosphate thymidylyltransferase RfbA — MTNSSQPNHKGIILAGGSGTRLYPVTHAVAKSLLPVYDKPMVYYPLSTLMLAGIRDVLVISTPEDIPRFEHLLGDGSRYGIRLQYASQPRPEGIAQAFLIGREFIGSSECALVLGDNIFYGHDLVKELRSATSDSKGARVFAYPVHDPERYGVVEFDQNGKALSVEEKPKAPKSRYAVTGLYFYDNQVVNIAANLKPSARGELEITDVNREYLKRGQLNVCVMGRGMAWLDTGTHEALMEASLFIQTLEKRQGLMVACPEEIAYRYGYITKEQVEAQATPMRNNGYGAYLLQMLRERVF; from the coding sequence ATGACCAACTCATCTCAGCCAAATCACAAAGGCATCATTCTCGCGGGAGGTTCGGGGACCCGTCTCTATCCCGTGACCCATGCAGTCGCGAAAAGCCTCCTGCCGGTCTATGACAAGCCGATGGTGTATTACCCGCTTTCGACGTTGATGCTGGCGGGCATTCGCGACGTCCTGGTCATCTCAACGCCCGAGGACATCCCGCGCTTCGAGCACCTGCTCGGTGACGGCTCGCGTTACGGAATCCGTCTGCAATACGCATCGCAGCCCAGGCCGGAAGGAATCGCGCAGGCATTTCTCATTGGACGCGAATTTATCGGATCCAGCGAATGCGCCCTCGTCCTCGGTGACAACATCTTTTACGGACACGATCTCGTGAAGGAGCTGCGCTCGGCTACCAGCGATAGCAAGGGTGCCCGCGTGTTCGCGTATCCAGTGCACGACCCGGAACGTTATGGCGTGGTCGAATTCGATCAGAACGGCAAAGCTCTCAGTGTGGAAGAAAAGCCGAAAGCGCCGAAATCACGCTACGCCGTCACCGGGCTCTACTTTTACGACAACCAGGTCGTAAACATCGCGGCGAATCTGAAACCTTCAGCACGCGGCGAACTCGAAATCACCGATGTGAACCGTGAATATCTAAAGCGCGGACAACTCAACGTCTGCGTGATGGGTCGAGGCATGGCCTGGCTGGACACCGGGACCCACGAAGCCCTGATGGAAGCTTCTCTTTTTATTCAGACTCTGGAAAAACGTCAGGGCCTGATGGTTGCCTGTCCCGAGGAAATCGCGTATCGCTACGGGTACATCACGAAAGAGCAAGTCGAAGCGCAAGCCACGCCGATGCGTAACAACGGATATGGCGCTTACCTGCTGCAAATGTTAAGAGAGAGGGTTTTCTAA